From Cellulomonas dongxiuzhuiae, the proteins below share one genomic window:
- the pstA gene encoding phosphate ABC transporter permease PstA yields MSADATTAPATTAGLLTDDAYRRLPSWSPWAFAAGALATALLVLLALGAVSTAGVVVLGAVLFVLSSSITSRVVEGPRRAADRLATTLVTGAFLLALVPLVSLVMLVVTRGASSFGWAFLTTDMVGVFGEMTSGGIAHALVGTLLVTLAAAVISVPVGLLTAIYLVEYGRGPLARGITLLVDVMTGIPSIVAGLFAFALFTLVMGPAYRAGIMGAVALALLMTPVVIRSVEEMLRLVPNELREASYALGVPKWLTIVKVVLRTSAAGIVTGVMLAVARVIGETAPLLLTVGLVTQTNTDLFDGRMATLPVFAYRQYEQGGTGIDRAWAAALTLILLVMLLNLVARLVSRWFAPKGAR; encoded by the coding sequence ATGAGCGCCGACGCCACCACCGCTCCCGCGACGACCGCGGGCCTGCTGACCGACGACGCGTACCGTCGCCTGCCGTCGTGGAGCCCGTGGGCCTTCGCGGCCGGCGCGCTGGCCACGGCGCTGCTGGTGCTGCTCGCCCTCGGGGCGGTCTCGACGGCGGGCGTCGTCGTCCTCGGTGCGGTGCTCTTCGTGCTGTCGTCGAGCATCACCTCGCGCGTCGTGGAGGGGCCGCGGCGCGCCGCCGACCGTCTCGCGACGACCCTCGTGACCGGCGCCTTCCTGCTGGCGCTCGTGCCGCTGGTCTCCCTCGTCATGCTCGTCGTCACGCGCGGCGCGTCGTCGTTCGGGTGGGCGTTCCTGACGACCGACATGGTCGGCGTCTTCGGGGAGATGACGTCCGGCGGCATCGCGCACGCGCTCGTCGGGACGCTCCTGGTCACGCTGGCCGCTGCGGTCATCTCGGTGCCCGTCGGCCTGCTGACGGCGATCTACCTGGTCGAGTACGGCCGCGGGCCGCTCGCGCGGGGCATCACGCTGCTCGTCGACGTCATGACGGGCATCCCCTCGATCGTCGCCGGCCTGTTCGCGTTCGCGCTGTTCACGCTGGTCATGGGCCCGGCGTACCGCGCCGGGATCATGGGGGCGGTCGCACTGGCCCTGCTCATGACGCCCGTCGTCATCCGCTCGGTCGAGGAGATGCTGCGGCTCGTGCCGAACGAGCTCCGTGAGGCGTCGTACGCGCTGGGCGTGCCGAAGTGGCTGACGATCGTCAAGGTCGTGCTCCGCACCTCCGCAGCGGGCATCGTCACGGGCGTCATGCTCGCGGTCGCGCGCGTCATCGGCGAGACGGCGCCGCTCCTGCTCACGGTCGGGCTCGTCACCCAGACCAACACCGACCTGTTCGACGGGCGCATGGCCACGCTGCCCGTGTTCGCGTACCGCCAGTACGAGCAGGGCGGGACGGGGATCGACCGCGCGTGGGCCGCGGCCCTCACGCTCATCCTGCTCGTCATGCTCCTCAACCTCGTGGCCCGGCTCGTCAGCCGCTGGTTCGCCCCGAAGGGCGCCCGCTGA
- the pstB gene encoding phosphate ABC transporter ATP-binding protein PstB: protein MSNRIDVSDLDVYYGDFLAVQGVNMTIEARQVTALIGPSGCGKSTFLRTLNRMHEVIPGARVQGKALMDGQDLYGADVDPVTVRRLVGMVFQRPNPFPTMSIADNVLAGVRLNNRRMSKGDQQELVEQSLRGANLWNEVKDRLARPGSSLSGGQQQRLCIARAIAVKPQVLLMDEPCSALDPISTLAIEDLIAELKSQYTIVIVTHNMQQAARVSDRTAFFNIAGTGKPGRLIEMDDTSTMFSSPREQATEDYISGRFG from the coding sequence ATGTCCAATCGGATCGACGTCTCGGACCTCGACGTCTACTACGGCGACTTCCTCGCCGTGCAGGGCGTGAACATGACCATCGAGGCGCGGCAGGTGACCGCGCTCATCGGACCGTCGGGCTGCGGGAAGTCCACGTTCCTGCGCACCCTGAACCGCATGCACGAGGTCATCCCGGGTGCGCGCGTGCAGGGCAAGGCCCTCATGGACGGTCAGGACCTGTACGGCGCGGACGTCGACCCCGTCACGGTGCGACGCCTCGTCGGCATGGTGTTCCAGCGACCCAACCCGTTCCCGACGATGTCGATCGCGGACAACGTGCTCGCGGGCGTGCGGCTCAACAACCGGCGCATGTCGAAGGGCGACCAGCAGGAGCTCGTCGAGCAGTCGCTGCGCGGGGCGAACCTGTGGAACGAGGTCAAGGACCGCCTCGCGCGCCCCGGCTCGAGCCTGTCGGGCGGTCAGCAGCAGCGGCTGTGCATCGCGCGCGCGATCGCCGTGAAGCCGCAGGTGCTGCTCATGGACGAGCCGTGCTCGGCGCTCGACCCGATCTCGACGCTCGCGATCGAGGACCTCATCGCCGAGCTGAAGTCGCAGTACACGATCGTGATCGTCACGCACAACATGCAGCAGGCCGCGCGGGTCTCCGACCGCACCGCGTTCTTCAACATCGCGGGCACGGGCAAGCCGGGACGGCTCATCGAGATGGACGACACCTCGACGATGTTCTCCTCGCCGCGCGAGCAGGCCACGGAGGACTACATCTCGGGCCGCTTCGGCTGA